TTGGTGGAAGCTCACTGAAGCTTGTGAGCGATCACTCGAATTCCGCGTCTCCGCGGTTCGTTGTGTTCAAGGCGCCGATGGCAGTTAACACTGACGGGGCTCCAACGTCTTATCACCCGCAGGACTTTCTCGGAAAAGAGCGGGCGATCAATCGACTGGACAACGGCATCGCAATCCGAACACTAGTTGGTGCGCGTCCCGACGTTGCAACGCAAGCCATGGTTGTTCGAGACTGGCAAAAAGCAAAGTGGATGGTCCCTTCCGGCTATCGGATCACATGGCAAAACGTCATCGCTTCTAGGGCCGATGGAAAGCCATGCGTATTCGTCGAAGGAGAAAATGCCGGCTTCTTCGGTTCGCTGACGAGCTTGAAGAACGGGCTGCCAGCCAACGAAGCGGGTGAGTGCGGAGTCAATAATCAGGTTGACCAGCGCTTCATTCCGACCATTGCGTTGCGCGGTGGAGCTTCCAACCCAATGACCGGGTGGGGTGCAAAAGTTGGCGATCTTGTTCTGGCCGTGAATCCGCAAACAGGCGCGTCTGTTGCGGGCGTGATCGGCGACTCCGGCAACGGTAACCGGATCGGCGAGGGCTCTGTGGCAATGAACATGGCGCTTTCTGGCAAGACCATCCAACCCCGAAACTATGCCGAGACGCTATCGCTGGACCTGAGCACTAGCATCTCCGTCGCGGTCCTACCCAAGAGTATTCTTTATAAGCGAGAGCGCCCCTATACGGCTCAGAACCTCACTGCCAGGGTACAGAACTGGGCGACGGAAAACTTTGGATCCCTCGACGCATTCAAGACGCTGCTGACCAATTGCATCTGATGTGGCGGGCTGACCGGCGGCGGACGGACATCCATGCGTGCCGTGCACAGCGCCAGTTTTTTGGAGTTATCACGAATCCGCCGACAAGACCATCCCTTAGATGGATGAGGTGATTCTCCAAAGAAGCGGGAATACTTCTGCCGTCCCGTGCACCGACTTCCGATATCCGCGCGGCGCAAATCAATCCGGGAGCGCGCGGCGAGAAGGTTCGCTCCGTGACTATTGAAGTCCGCAGATGCTATTGATGGATTGCACAGGAGCGCCTGTGCGTGCCGTGCAGGCGGACTCGTTGTACTACGCTCCGCATTCTCGCTAGCGATAGATAAAAAAAGAAAGAGGACACCATGGAGAAAGGTATCGCCGCCGCGCTGATTGCTTGCGCGCTCATGACCGCCTGCGCGACTCCGCTCCCGATTGTCGACTATGCAAGCACCGAGCAAAGAGAAGCAGGTACCTTTGCCCGCTATCAGCCGTTGAACAACTTCTACGACGTAGAGGATGTTATCGACGAATTCGAGGCCTATCACTTTCTCTACAGCCATGCGGCAAATGAGCTTCGGCTCAAAAGCCAGGGCGCAAATGAGGTCGGTTTTTACTCTTCACTTGTGGCAGTGGTTGCTGGGATCGCCAAGTCTAGAGATCCGGTCATTGCTGGCGGCGTACTCGCAGCGGGGTCGAGTATGTACAGCGAGCGGTACAAGCTCGAAATACAAATTTCAAACTATGAGTTGGCCTCCCGCGCGATGCGTTGCATGTACGTCGAGACGAGAGAGATTGGGACAGTCGATCTTGATTCGCTCAAATTCGTGATCGGCGGGAAAAATCTCGACGCCAAACCAGAGACATTGAGGATCGCCCGCGATGGATTTCTTGAGGTGAGAGACAAGATCTGGTCGCTTCAGGCGAAAGTTGTTTTAGGCACGCCAGATCTGGGAAAGCTCAAAGAGGTTGCAGCCACTGCGAAAGACTCATTGGTGGCGGGAACTGGACATGCACTCGTTGCAGCAGGGTTTGCTGTATCGGATGACGCGACTGCGAACTATCGCAATCGGATGAAGGCATGCACGGCGATCATCACGGGATGACGACGATGCGATTCCAGGGGCTAGACACGCTGAATTCTTGGTAGTTTGACATCTTCACCAGGGGAGATAGATGAACCAAATCTCAATAACTGACCTAGGTGGCTGGCGCCTTCGAAAAGGCCTTGCCGTATATCAATATGGCTTGGCTTTGCTGGTTGTTTCCGCAGCACTATCGACTGGCGCGAAAGCGGTCGCGGCAGGCAAACCCCTAGGATGCGAATTCAGCGACAAGATGCTCAGCTTCAAGGGCAGTGAACTCGAGCAGGCCAAATGCCTGTTGCGCCCGGTGAAGAAAAGTGGAAATTTAGGCGCGCCGCTGGCAACTCTTCCCGAGCCGCTCGAGTCATTGATTGGAAGCCCGGCAAAAATCGATCTGCCAAGGTTTAAATCGTACTTGGAGACCTTGGCGATACCTCAGGATGCTCTGGGCGGTAACCTTGACGCACCACTTTCACGCGCTCAAGGAAGTGGGCACCCTGCAGCTCGCTATTTCGTCATTCACGACGTCAGCTACAACGTCTGTGTGGACGTCGGAGAGTTGGCGCGATCGGACAAGCCTGACGCAGCATGGAATCTTGCGGCTCGTTGGGCGAACAACAAACAAGCCCATCTTTTCATTACTCGTGACGGAAAGCTAGTTTCCCCGCAGGGTCGTACCTTCGGGACCCCTCATCGTGCAACGAAGCTTGAGATGAGTGACGATGACACCAAGGGCTTGTTTCTCCACGTTGAGAATGTGCAACTGAGAACTGCAGAACTTGAGAAGGGGCAACCTGCACGCCTCAAGCCAACTAAAAAGAACAAGGTGGGGGATTGCGTGAATGACCGAATTGCGCAAGTTCCAGGTTTCAGCGATGTCCAGCTTTCCCGCCTTGCTCTTGTCTATGTCGCAGCAAGTCATCGCGCTGGAAGTTGGTTGATTCCGGCGTACCACGCCACCATAGACGATGGGATGTCGGATGGTCATGACGACCCGCAGAACTTTGACTTGTCGAAGTGGAGCAAATATGTTTGCGATCACTTGACGGCTTTAGGTGCAGCCTGTTCCCGATGAGCGGTGTTGTTCTTTCGTAGTGCCGCATTCTGTCGCAGCGGGATTGCGAGGGAAGGTAGAGCCTCCGCACTGGGGGCTGGCACCATTCGACCCCGATAACAGTGCGCTATCCCGCGATGGATTTCGCCGAGGCGAGGTGCTGGAGATAGCGTCGCACTTCGCGTAGAAAATTGATCGCGATAGAGTTGATCGCGGGTCAATCTGCTTGGCGGATTTCCCCAAGCTGGTGTTTTGCAGACAGCAGCCTTTGTGAGCGGGCACACTGTCAAAATCTAACTTGGTTCTTTGGTTAGGGAGCGATGGCTCCGTCTTCTAGAGGATGGCAAACAGACAGAAAATAGGTCGTAACGCATCATGTCTCGCCGGTACCTCGACGTTCACCGTGCTGTCGAGTCCGACCAAGGATGGACAGCTTTACGACGCTGTGGCGGACCAGATGTGGCCGCAGGGCTACCAGGCACTTAGCAGCCGCGGGGAAAGCTATGAGCGCCGCGGGGTGCACGAGCGCAATCGCTTGTTCGGAATGGCGATATGGCTGCTTCAGGATTGGCCCGATCGCTTCGAGATGTGCGTGCGCCACAGTGGTGCGCGTCGATGGGGCTTCTTGGCTCATCATCCCAATCTGCCCCCGTGGTTCAAGGCGCAGTGCGGCAAGGATTGATGAGAATTAAGTCTCGGCAAGCGGGCCGACATGGTTTGCGACACACGCTGCAATGGCTCCTGCACGTAGCATTCCTCGAATCAAAATCCGCCGTCTCACATGGACTCCCTCCTCACCGCAATCTTCGCCGCCGCTGCAGCTCTGGCAGGCGTGGCCTTGACGAGCTATACGAACTTCCAGACCCAGCGGCGCAATCATCAGTTCCAGATGGATGCCGAGGCTGCCAAGCACGATCGGGAAAAGGCCGACAAGCAGACGGCGACAAAGAACGAACGGATCACCCAGGCGCACATTGCGCTGAGCCGGCTGGCCCGGGAGTTCTCGATGACAAGCCTCGACATCCTTTGGCGCGCCGGCATGAAAGCCGAAGCGTACGACCAGCGGTATCTGGCAGCTTGCGCGGAGATGGATTCGCTCCGGGCATTCGCCGAACTGTACGAGCCGGGGCTGAGTCCTGAAATCGAAGAGTTGCACGGGCAGATGAATCTCTTCTGGGGACACTTCAACAACGTGCTCCATAGAACGCATCTCGGCTATGCGGTCGACGATCAGAGCTCGTCGCTTCAGAGTGCGCACGCCGCGGCCCGCGAAATCGGCTCCAAGGCGCTCTTGGCCAAATGGCAATTGGCCCGCCTTGTTCCCAGGTAGACAAACTGGCCGCAAGGCTAGATCCGACCCACTTGTGTATAGGCATCACATAAGCGTGGTGTAACAGGTAGTATTCCGATCAAAGTCGCTCGAATTCTGACGCGCGCAGCGCCACCGAACATCGCTGCGGGCTGGCGATCGAGCTCGCGCGGGAGGCGCTGCTCTGCGGCCTTGGCGGCGTCGACTGAGCGGTCTTCTCGCAGGACTGCACGGCTTTCACGTGCACGAAAGAAAGCGCCCCGAGGTCCCTTGAAGCTCAGCGGCCAATCGGTGTGGCGGCTCGGTCGGGTTCGAGAAACTGCTGTAGCGTCCCCAGCAGTTTCGACAAGTCGGCCGGTTTTGCGAAATGGCCGTCGAATCCTGCCTCGAGCGCTTTGTTCCGATCCGACTCTTGGCCGTAGCCACTGAGCGCCAGCAGCGCGATCTTGCTCAGGCGAGCGTCGGCGCGCACTCGCCGCGCAAGGTCATAGCCGCTCATGCCCGGAAGGCCGAGATCGAAAATGCCGCCGTCCACGCTTTCCCTCTCCAGCAGCGCCAGCGCATCCTCCGCGTTGCCGGCCGTCAGCACCTGATGGCCTTCGAGAACGAACCACTCCGCCAGCGATTCCAGGGCGTCCGCGTTGTCGTCCACGAGCAGCAGGCGCAGCGTTCTGGCGAATGGCTCGTGAGCAGGGGCGGCTGCAACCACGCGGGCCGATGCCGTGGACAGCGGGAGTCTCACGGTGAAGGTGCTGCCTTGGTCCGGGCCGGCGCTGCTTGCCTCGATGCTTCCCCCGTGCAGTTCTGTCAGGCTTCGCGCGATCGCCAGCCCGAGACCCAGCCCGCCGCCGGCGCGCTGGAGCTGCTGTTCGGCCTGGACGAAACGGTCGAAGACGTGGGGAAGCAACGCGGGCGGAATACCGACGCCTTCGTCCGCCACGACCAGTTCCGCTTCGGCGGCGGTCGTGCGAAGGGCGAGCGCGATGCGCTGCGCGGGCGAAGTGAACTTCGCGGCGTTGTTCAGGAGGTTGCACACGATCTGCGCAAGCCGCAGCGGATCTCCGGTGACGGGAACAGGCTCGGCCGGCAACGAAATCGACGGCATCTCGGCCTTGGTCTGCAAGGCGGGGAGCGTGAGCTCGATAGCCTTGGCGACGATGTCCCGCAGATCGAGCGGCTCTGGCCGAAGCACGATCTTTCCCGACACGATGCGGGAGATGTCGAGCAAATCGTCCACGAGCCGCGACAGGTGCCTGACCTGCCGCTCGATGATCTGGCGTTCGCGCGGAAAGGCCTTGTCGTCCTTGCGCTCGATCAGGCTGAGCGCCAGCGAGATCGGCGCCAGCGGATTGCGAAGCTCGTGACCCAGCATCGCGAGAAACTCGTCCTTGGTCCTGCTCGCGACTTCGGCTCGGTTCTGCGCGTTGCGGGCTTCCGCGAGCAGGCGCACGTTGTCGAGGGCCAGTGCGGCGCGCTGCGCGAGCTCGCCGATGAGCGCGCCGTCCGCAGGCGTGAGCCGGCGCCTGGACTCGTCCTGCAAAACCGCCATGGCACCGATGGTCCGGCCGCGCGCCACCAGAGGCACGACACATCCGGCGGTGATGCCGAAGGCCTGCGCGAATTCACGCAGCTGGGGATCCAGGTCCTGAATGGCGTTCGGTTCATCGAGATTGCGCAGGAACGTCCGGCCGGTGGCGATCGCCCAGGGAAACGAGCCTTGCGCGTCGGGCGATGCCGTGCGGGTGCTCACCATGCTCGCGATCTGCGCGCTGCGCGCCGGATCGAAGTGATGCGTGAGCTTTCGCTCGAGCACGCCGTCCTCGTTGAACAGGTCGATGCGGCAAAGGTCGCCCACGGCCGGCACGATGATGGCTGCAATCGCCTCGAGCGTGGAGGCTTCCTCCAGGGAACGCGAAAGCACGGCGCTCGCGCCGGCGAGCCGTTCGAGCCGCTCCTGCGCCGCCTGTGCGGTGGTCAACGCCTTGCGTTCGGCTGCCAACAACGCTTCGCGCTCGAGCTCGTGCTGCGCCCGGTGATCGGCCGAGGAGACGAGCGCGGTCGCCACCGCGTCCACCTCGCGGATTCCGGAAGCCTGTGCCGTCACCGGGCGTCCGAGGCCCAGGGCATCCGCGCTCTGTTGCAGTCGAGCGATCGGGCGCGTGATGGACCGCGACATCCACCAGGACGCCAGCCCACCTACCAGCAGCGAGACGAGCAGGCCGAATCCGTACACGATGACCGTGCGCTGCAGCGCGTCGTCCGCCACTGCGCGCGGGGCGCCGAGCGCCGCCGTCCAGGCGGAGAACTCGAGTTTCGCGACGGCTGTCTGCATCCAGATGCCGTCCACGTTGCGGCTCACGCCCACGTCCTCGTGACGATGCTGCATCGAGCGAAGCATCTGCAGCAAAGATTCGCTGGGGGGCATCCCACGAAATCGCTCGTCCTCGCGAGAACGCGCGACGCGGAAGTTGCCAGCATCGAATATCGAAACCGACCAGCCCTCCGGGATGCTCTGCCGAGCAAGCACGTCCGCGATCGCTTCGGGCCGGACAACGGCCGTGAGAACGTAGCGCACCGCGCCGTCTCGAACGACCGGCACCCGCACGGGGAAGGCAAGATTGCCGTTCGGGCCCTTCACCATCAGGCCGACAACGGGCTTTTGCGTTCGCACGACCGCTGCCAGGCTCTCCGGCTCCATGGCTTGCGCCCCCGAGCCCGTGACGGCGCCTTCGGTGCTGAACAAGACCTTGCCATCCGGTGCCAGCAGGAGGACGCCACGCCAGTCGGCGTGCGAGGCGCGCAGTGCCTTGGCGAGCAACATGGCGTCGACCAGTCCCGTCTCCTCGCTCGCGCCTAATGGTTCCGTAAGCGCCAGCGCTTCGAGCGCCGCGACGGTCAATCGGAGCTCGCCGTCCACGGCGGTGGCAAGCGCCCTGGCAACGCCCAGCGTGGTGGTCTGGATCTGATCCCGCTGCGCTTTCAGCAATCCGTCCAATGCGAAGCCGCATACGACCGCCAAAGGAAGCAGCGCTGCGGAAGCGACAAGCAACAGGCGGGCCGAAAGGTTGGGAGCGCGCATAAATGCGAGTTCGGTCAAGAAATTCGGCTATTGTTGCTCAGGCCGGACCGATCTCACGGGATCACCGCCATCCCTTCGAGTATCGACGGCAAGGGCTAGGTCCGCGCGTCTCGACAGTGACTTCTTCTTGGGCACTTCGGCAATGCGACAACCCGGGGTTGATCCCGACGAGGCACCGGCGCTATGGCGAATGGCGTCGCCGCACACTTGGTGCTCGCGGTGGGTTGTGGCCCAATCGCTGACTCAGCGGAGCCTCGCGGGGCTGGCTTCCAAGCCGATCGCGATGGGCAGTTGCTTAGTACATTTGGTCAGTTCTCGAAACGCTGAGGTAAACGCGGCTATGCACGAGAGCCGCGGGACACGGCCACACATTTGATTTCGACCAGCAGCCCGGGGTGGGCGAGTTCCACAACGCCCACGCACGTCCATGCGCACTGGCCTCTTGGGAAAAGCCTGTCCTTGACCGTTCTAAAGACGGCCATGTGCTCCCGCATCTCGACGTGGTAAGTGGTCATTTCAACAACATCCTCAAAGGTGCATCGGGCTTCGGCCAAGACCATCCGAAGATTTTCCCAAGCTGCCACGAACTGCTGCTCTGGATCCGATATGACTTCCAGTGCGGCCGTGCGACCCACTTGGCCGGCGCAATAGATCGTTGCCCCCACTTTGATTGCAGGGGCATAGCCGGCCCGTTCAGCAAGAAGCTTCATGGATTGCGGAAGTACGATTTCTCGTTCAGTCATGGGAGTGGTCAAAGTAAAAATGGATGCGGCTGCTGTCGTTGGACAATAGATCGACTGCACCAAGTATCGGCTCATGACCATATCGGGAGGCGTGCTGCGCCAATGCGAAGTACGTGAAGTCAAAACAAGACTTCTCCGATGCATTCGACGCCAATGAAGATTCAACGTGCGGACATTTCTCGACTCCCGCGTCAGGAGCCCACCTGTTCGCCCGCTCTTTCGAGTTCTTGCATTCTTTGATACGAATCACAGCTTGTGCTCAGGCATTGGTCCGCGCTCGTAAATCCAATGGGCGAGTTCGACCATCCCCTCTTCGGTGATGCAAGTGACTGTCGCAACCTGCGAAGGCGCATATTGCCCTGTTGATTCGAGGGCATGAATCTCAGCTTCGATCAGGCCCGTTGCCTTGAGCACCGACACGAGTCTGACTTCCTCTGGCGTTTCAACTCGCAGGGGCAACCTAAGATGCTGGAGCCTCATCAGGAAATAGAGCGGCATAGATCCTTGCAGCCAACCTGCGGATGCAGATCGTCCTTTGCAAGGCAATACGCCACGATGTTCTCCGCAGTTTCGATTTGACAAGTAAAGAAGGGCGCGGCGAACCAAGTCAAAAGGCACTGGAGGGCATTGGTTGATCCAGGCCGGTATGAAAGAACGCTCGTCTCGTATGAAATTCCCGGCCTGCCGTCCGACAAACCACTAGGCCGCTGTCTCCGTACTTGAGTAGGTTTCTTCCACAACCAACTCCTACTACTGAGGGTGACAGCAATGAATTTCGTTCGAATTCCCCTGCATGCCTGCGTTCTCGCAGCCTGCGCGATGACGGCATCCGGCGCTTTCGCCTCCAGCCACCGCGAGGCGCCCTCGATCGCCGGCATGCCGAAGGTCGACGCCACCGACTTCTACATGTTCCGCAGCTACGAGACCGGCCGCCAGGACTACGTCACCCTCATCGCGAATTACCAGCCCGACCAGAGCCCGTACGGCGGCCCGAACTACTTCGCGATGGACCCGAACGCGCTCTACGAGATTCACCTGGACACCGACGGCGACGCGGTCGAAAACATCACCTTCCAGTTCCGCTTCAAGAACACGCTGCGCGACATCCAGCTGCCGATTGCCGGCAAGCAGGTCTCCATTCCGCTGGTGCAGGCCGGCGGCATCACGGGCCCGAACCAGGCCACCAGCAACCTGCGCGAGACCTTCACGCTGAACATCGTGCGCGGCGACCGCCGCACCGGGGTGAGCGAGGCCATCACCGCGGCCGGAGGCGTCAAGGAATTCGACAAGCCCACCGACAACATCGGCGACAAGACCTTCGGCGGCCCGACGGGCTATGCCGCCTATGCGGCCCAGCATCTCTACAACGTCAACATCCCGGGTTGCGCGGCACCAGGCCGCGTGTTCGTCGGGCAGCGCAAGGACCCGTTCAGCGTGGCGCTGGGCCAGGTCTTCGACCTGATCAACCTGAACCCGCTCGGCGCGCCGAACGGCAATCCCGACGCGCTCGCGGGCAAGAACGTCACCACCATGGCGCTGGAGGTGCCCATCGCCTGCGTCACCACCGCCGGTAAGCCGATCATCGGCGGCTGGACCACCGCGAGCGTGCGCCAGGGCCAGCTCGTCGCGAGCCCGCCCAAGCGCGGCCACGGCACCACCACGCTGGCCGGCGGCGCATGGGCGCAGGTCTCGCGCCTGGGCATGCCGCTGGTCAACGAGGTCGTCATCGGCCTGAAGGACAAGGACCGCTTCAACAGCTCCAGGCCGAAGGATGACGGGCAGTTCGCCGACTACGTGACGAACCCGACGCTGCCCGCGCTCGTGCAGACGCTGTTCCCCTCGGCGCCGGCGCCGACCAACTTCCCGCGCACCGACCTCGTGGCCGCGTTCCTGACCGGCGTGGAGGGCGTCAACAAGCCCGCGAACGTGACTGCCTCGGAAATGCTGCGGCTGAACACCGGCATCGCTCCGACGCCCAAGGCCAGCCAGAACAACTTGGGCGTCCTGGGTGGCGACACGGCCGGCTTCCCGAACGGCCGTCGCCCGGGCGACGACGTGGTCGATGCGGAACTGCGCGTGGCCATGGGCGTGCTGTGCGTGGCCACCGGCGCCACCGACACGCTCAAGGTCGGCTGCAAGCCGTCCGACGCGCCCGCGGGCTCGGCGGCGATCACCGACGGCGCGCTGCAGAGCGCGGCGCAGTTCCCGGAAACCTTCCCCTACCTGAACACGCCGCTGCCAGGCGCTCAATGAAGAGAACGCCATGACAAACAAGTTCTATCGCATCGCCGGCGCGTTCCTGGTCGCCGCAACCCTTGCGGGCTGCGGCGGTGGGGGCGGCGGCGGAGGTTTCAGCTTCTATCCGTTCCCACCCGCCGGAGGCGGACAGCCGCCGACGACGCCCCCGCCGCAAGCGGACGCGTACGACACCTTCATCGCCTATGTCAAAGCGCTGGTGACAGGCGGTGGACTCGATACGGTCGAGCCCGCGAACGTCGCGATGTTCGACCCGCCGCCGACCTCGGAGACCAAGGATCCCGTCTCCACCGAGTGACGACAGTGCGCCGGCGCCTGCAAACACGGTACGCGCTGCAGGCAGGCGCCGTGGCCCTGCTCATGGCCGCGGCGACGACCTGGGTCGAAGCCGCACCACGCGTTCCCACGGACGACAACGAAGTAGTCGAGTCGCTGCCCTCCGTCGCCGGATGGTCGCGCGAGGCGCGCACGCTGCGCCGCGAACTCCAGCAACGGCCGACGGACACGGCGGTGGCCGTTGCCGCGGCCGGCCGCTACCTTGAGCTGGCGAGGTCGCAGGGCGATGCGCGCTACGCCGGCAATGCCATGGGCGCCCTTGCCCATTGGGCGGCCGCCCCACCCAACGAGACGCCGCCGGCCGTGCTGGTGATGCGCGCCACCATCGCGCAGTTTTTGCACGATTTCGACGGCGCGGAGGCGCTGCTGAAGGCAGTGCTCACCCGGCAACCGGCCAATGCACAGGCCTGGATTACGCTGGCCACCATCTATCGCGTGCGCGGTCGCTACAACGAATCGGACGCGGCCTGCCGCGCGCTTGGCCGGGTCGGGCCGGCCCTCTACGCCCTCGCCTGCCTGGCGGAGAACGCGGGCCTCCGCGGCAATTACGACAAGGCGCGGACCGCATTGAAGCGGCTGCTGGACGACCCCCAGCTTCAAACCCGCGAGCAGGCCGGCACGCGCCAGTGGCTGCTCACCAGCCTGGCCGAAATCGAGGAGCTCGCCGGCCGCCCCGCCGAGGCAGACGTCATCTATCGCCGCGCCTTGCAGGCCGAGCGCTCAGGCTACCTGCTGCTCGCCTACAGCGACTACCTGCAGCGCGCCGGCAGGCCGAAAGAGAT
This region of Variovorax sp. RKNM96 genomic DNA includes:
- a CDS encoding ATP-binding protein translates to MTELAFMRAPNLSARLLLVASAALLPLAVVCGFALDGLLKAQRDQIQTTTLGVARALATAVDGELRLTVAALEALALTEPLGASEETGLVDAMLLAKALRASHADWRGVLLLAPDGKVLFSTEGAVTGSGAQAMEPESLAAVVRTQKPVVGLMVKGPNGNLAFPVRVPVVRDGAVRYVLTAVVRPEAIADVLARQSIPEGWSVSIFDAGNFRVARSREDERFRGMPPSESLLQMLRSMQHRHEDVGVSRNVDGIWMQTAVAKLEFSAWTAALGAPRAVADDALQRTVIVYGFGLLVSLLVGGLASWWMSRSITRPIARLQQSADALGLGRPVTAQASGIREVDAVATALVSSADHRAQHELEREALLAAERKALTTAQAAQERLERLAGASAVLSRSLEEASTLEAIAAIIVPAVGDLCRIDLFNEDGVLERKLTHHFDPARSAQIASMVSTRTASPDAQGSFPWAIATGRTFLRNLDEPNAIQDLDPQLREFAQAFGITAGCVVPLVARGRTIGAMAVLQDESRRRLTPADGALIGELAQRAALALDNVRLLAEARNAQNRAEVASRTKDEFLAMLGHELRNPLAPISLALSLIERKDDKAFPRERQIIERQVRHLSRLVDDLLDISRIVSGKIVLRPEPLDLRDIVAKAIELTLPALQTKAEMPSISLPAEPVPVTGDPLRLAQIVCNLLNNAAKFTSPAQRIALALRTTAAEAELVVADEGVGIPPALLPHVFDRFVQAEQQLQRAGGGLGLGLAIARSLTELHGGSIEASSAGPDQGSTFTVRLPLSTASARVVAAAPAHEPFARTLRLLLVDDNADALESLAEWFVLEGHQVLTAGNAEDALALLERESVDGGIFDLGLPGMSGYDLARRVRADARLSKIALLALSGYGQESDRNKALEAGFDGHFAKPADLSKLLGTLQQFLEPDRAATPIGR
- a CDS encoding RidA family protein; the protein is MTEREIVLPQSMKLLAERAGYAPAIKVGATIYCAGQVGRTAALEVISDPEQQFVAAWENLRMVLAEARCTFEDVVEMTTYHVEMREHMAVFRTVKDRLFPRGQCAWTCVGVVELAHPGLLVEIKCVAVSRGSRA
- a CDS encoding DUF4331 domain-containing protein; protein product: MNFVRIPLHACVLAACAMTASGAFASSHREAPSIAGMPKVDATDFYMFRSYETGRQDYVTLIANYQPDQSPYGGPNYFAMDPNALYEIHLDTDGDAVENITFQFRFKNTLRDIQLPIAGKQVSIPLVQAGGITGPNQATSNLRETFTLNIVRGDRRTGVSEAITAAGGVKEFDKPTDNIGDKTFGGPTGYAAYAAQHLYNVNIPGCAAPGRVFVGQRKDPFSVALGQVFDLINLNPLGAPNGNPDALAGKNVTTMALEVPIACVTTAGKPIIGGWTTASVRQGQLVASPPKRGHGTTTLAGGAWAQVSRLGMPLVNEVVIGLKDKDRFNSSRPKDDGQFADYVTNPTLPALVQTLFPSAPAPTNFPRTDLVAAFLTGVEGVNKPANVTASEMLRLNTGIAPTPKASQNNLGVLGGDTAGFPNGRRPGDDVVDAELRVAMGVLCVATGATDTLKVGCKPSDAPAGSAAITDGALQSAAQFPETFPYLNTPLPGAQ
- a CDS encoding tetratricopeptide repeat protein — encoded protein: MTTVRRRLQTRYALQAGAVALLMAAATTWVEAAPRVPTDDNEVVESLPSVAGWSREARTLRRELQQRPTDTAVAVAAAGRYLELARSQGDARYAGNAMGALAHWAAAPPNETPPAVLVMRATIAQFLHDFDGAEALLKAVLTRQPANAQAWITLATIYRVRGRYNESDAACRALGRVGPALYALACLAENAGLRGNYDKARTALKRLLDDPQLQTREQAGTRQWLLTSLAEIEELAGRPAEADVIYRRALQAERSGYLLLAYSDYLQRAGRPKEIPALLGTEARSDAVLLRMAIAARGLEGAHTDAVELKARFGAAAERPGTTAVHAREEAMFALDVEGDARRALELARLNVKLQREPIDLLLFARAAVAAQDEPARAEVKALVQQIGLRDARVDALL